One segment of Rhodovulum sp. P5 DNA contains the following:
- a CDS encoding bifunctional 2-polyprenyl-6-hydroxyphenol methylase/3-demethylubiquinol 3-O-methyltransferase UbiG, protein MPQSTTSVSYKEFSRVYAESIQGRTFVEDLSYYKACKPRFWEAFRRIDALGLPPGSKVLDIGGGIMAVLAARLLGFDAMVGDVNERARADVEELGLGFVIFDLFSDGAPPVTGLDLVILTEVIEHIPQPPYLVLQRIAKLIAPGGRLFLTTPNGHRIRNILYMMAGKEILGIYRYPEPGMALGHQHEYTMKQMLWQAGHAGFEVELAEYYEDGFKGATLPARIAWMVVKPLSRIPRLRNSMVMVLRRPAGDGA, encoded by the coding sequence ATGCCCCAGTCGACGACCTCTGTTTCGTACAAGGAATTCAGCCGGGTCTATGCCGAAAGCATCCAGGGGCGGACCTTTGTCGAGGACCTGTCCTACTACAAAGCCTGCAAGCCCCGCTTCTGGGAAGCGTTCCGCCGGATCGACGCGCTGGGGCTGCCGCCCGGCAGCAAGGTGCTCGATATCGGGGGCGGGATCATGGCGGTTCTGGCCGCGCGCCTGCTTGGCTTCGATGCGATGGTGGGCGATGTCAACGAACGGGCCCGCGCCGATGTCGAGGAGCTTGGCCTGGGCTTCGTCATCTTCGACCTGTTCTCGGACGGGGCGCCGCCGGTGACGGGGCTTGACCTTGTCATCCTGACCGAGGTGATCGAGCATATCCCCCAGCCGCCCTATCTGGTGCTGCAGCGGATCGCCAAGCTGATCGCCCCCGGCGGGCGGCTGTTTCTGACCACGCCCAACGGGCACCGGATCCGCAACATCCTCTACATGATGGCGGGCAAGGAAATCCTCGGCATCTACCGCTATCCCGAACCGGGAATGGCGCTTGGCCACCAGCATGAATACACGATGAAGCAGATGCTGTGGCAGGCCGGGCATGCCGGGTTCGAGGTCGAACTGGCAGAGTATTACGAGGACGGGTTCAAGGGCGCGACCCTGCCCGCCCGGATCGCCTGGATGGTGGTCAAGCCGCTGTCGCGAATCCCGCGCCTGCGCAACAGCATGGTCATGGTGCTGCGCCGCCCCGCCGGAGACGGCGCGTGA